The sequence below is a genomic window from Dermacentor andersoni chromosome 6, qqDerAnde1_hic_scaffold, whole genome shotgun sequence.
ATTGACGAGAGAAGCGCCGGAAACTACACGTGCATCGTGAAAAACATATTCGGCTTCGACACACACTCGGCATACCTAGACGTGGAAGGTAAGTTCGCTTTGGTTCGCTAATTTTGTCGTCACTTCATTGCCGTTACTGGAGTTTCACATCCAGTAACGACAATCCCGCAATGTGAATAAGCCTAGATGTTAACAAATGTCCCTGACACGGTCAATAATTCAATTTGCTTAAGGTAATGCTACCGAACAACTAAAAATATCTTAACACGTTATAACGAACAGTTAACGACACTGGACCGTCTCAGACAAAGGCGATATAGTACTTTAAACTCAAGGAACACGAAAAagtaagaaaggaaagaaagcattGCAAAATTCTACGAGGGACTTCGCGCAACACGGATGCTCATTACTGTTGAACTTAAGGCCATGCCTGCTCATTTTGCTCTTGTCCAGCTCCACCCGTGTTTAAGAAAACAACGGCTGACACAAACGTCGTTCAAGGCGGCAGCGTAGTCTTGACTTGCGACGCCAGTGGGTCGCCTAAACCCACCATCAAGTGGTCAAGACCATCAGGTATGGCACCTGACAGCGTTCCTAAGCGATAAATGACTAAACTTAAAGCACGTCTCGAAAATGTCGACAGAGGTGCGACAGATACGCATTCGCAGGTGCTGCAGACGAGGTCGCCCTTTCTGCCGGCGACTCCCGAGTGCGGGCTTTCCCCAATGGCACCCTGCTCATCGACGAAGTCACAGCCGAAGACGCCGGAAAGTACACGTGCAGAGCCCATAACGGCATTGGATCTGTCAGCCACTCGCTGTACCTGCACGTCCGGGGTATGAACTTGAAGCGTCGCCAACATGGAAGCAAACACAGCAAACTCGGCGATGAAAACACGAAGTTCTGTTGCAGACCGCTTGAATATCCCACGAAGAGCCACACAGCACAGTGAGGCCCCCTACGCGCACCCGCTTGAGAATTTCATTTTTACTAAATCATTACAAGAATATTACTGCACTAGTTGAACTGTCGCGGCAAGGCTCGACCAATTTGTAGTCGCATTCCGCCTCGCAAAACaaacccacccacccatccacccaaccaccccttccctcccctcctccccgtCCCAACACACAACACACCAAGACTATTTCAAACTGAAGAGAATTGTTCTAAAGTGCGTCCGATCGAGATGACGCGGCTTGGTTCTTAGTAGAAGTAGTTTTACAGGAGAGAACATCAGTTCTGTAATGCGTAAGGCCAGCCGTACAACTTGTTCATTTAAGGAGTGACTGCAGCCAAAACTGTGTGTTGATGGTAAAACACTATCATAACTACAAAACAAAGCATAACCACGTTCACCTGATCAGGCTGAAAACTCAGCCTGGTAGCAACGCGCACATGGCCCCGCGAGCGGCATCGAATGCGTGCCGTCTCCTTCTGACTGTTACGCGAACCgaagcattcgtgcgcgaagcgtCTCAAGTTTTCGGCGACAAGCAGAGGCCGCAGCCGCCACCGTTACGACGTCGCCGTCGTCGTTTTTTTCCCACGTCCCACAAGCGGCGACAATGTGGTTGGCCCGTACGCTGCTCCCTCGCGCACCCGTTCGCCCCCTGCAAGAGGAACGCTGCCAAGgaccgtgcgtgcgtgcgcgcgcgaccGCGTGCTCCGTAGACGCCGTCCTTTCCGCACCTCACGGGCGCTGCGCTCTTTTCTTTCCGCACGTACTACGCACACACGCACCTACGAAGGGGCCACGCCACGCTCGTCATGCGGCGCATCCCGGTCCACTTCTGGTATCTTTTGGCAGCGGTCTTCTCCAAACCGAGCGTCGCAGAAGGTAAGTCTGCATGTTGCAGCGCGCGTCACGCTATTTTACCGAACTGTGGCGAATTTACGCAGCTAATTTGGCACCTTTGTCCAGCACCCGTTACGTTAGGCAAGCTGGTCTAAATTTGGCATCTTGTTTAGACAGTGAATTTATACTATGTCTCTCACGCTGTTGTATTCAAGCGCCTTTCACCCTTCTATTATAACAAATTCCCCAGAAATCCTTTTTTGCCGATTTATTACAAAATAATATCTTACAAAATAATATCTAATTACACAGAAGTAACCATCCACTGCGTCATCTTGACAACTAATCAAGAACAATGCGAGGCTGGTGCGATTTAAGCTGGGTCACAAAAGTTAGCGTAAACAGACGTTCAGTCGTACGTCCTCATCTGACAGATTTCTTTGCCTCACGTGTGTTCGTTTTCCATGAGGTCAGCTTTTCACGATATAGTTCTCCTACGTGCTCTTAGCAAGTATTAACCAGGAAGGCGTTTGGCACACAAAACAGCATTGGTTTACTTGATGGAGTTTCAGCTCGAGCTTCGGAATGCAAGAGTGCATTGGAGTTTTAGTGCATCAGGAACAACGTGACTGTTGTCCAGCGCTATGGCCTATTGCGTGCACACGTCTATGTGCACGATAACCTGACCTCAGTTCACAGCTTCCGCAGAGAAAGCTAGTTCGTGCATTAAGACAAGATCTTTCAATGTCTATTAGGAGTCGGAACACGCCACCTTTAAGTTCACGAAAGGAATGAAAGCAAGAGAGCATTGGGAGAAGGGGAAAAATAAAATCGTTTGGCAAGCATGCAGTCGGTAACGGTACTTTGCTAAAACAATAAGTATACACGGATTCGCTGCTTCCAGAACCCTATGTTGGAGCCTACACTTCAGTACACAAATCAGGCTTTGAGAACAGCAAAAGCAGGTCAACGAGACGGGTCTAGTGAAGAGTGCAGATCCGGCGCAAATGAAGTACAATGTTATCGCGTGCTGTAAACTGTGTTTTTAGGATTGTATTTAGGGTACGTACAATGTAGGCGGAGGCATAGAAGCAGGAAAGCGCAATGCACACTCATTAGCATCAATTTCTATTATCTTTTACTCcccttacccctttccccagcacagggtagccagccagtctgagaactggctaacctccctgtctttccgtatATTCCTGCTTCCTCCTCCTCTTACGCATCGAAACAAACTGGAGATAAACAAACAAATTTCAAAGAAACGGCGCACAACAGTTCTCGCTGCAAGAAAACAATGTCTTGTCCGTTCCAGAGGTGGCTCCAGCAATACAGCAAATAATCGCCTCCACCAAGGTCAACGCCGGCGAAAGGGCCACCGCTGCGTGTCTACTGAAGCGAGGTTCCGAGCCtctgacgtttcagtggctgagGAGCAACGTGGACGCGTCACTGTTGCCCGACGTGAGGGTGATGCGCTTCGAAGACTATCTGCTCTTGGTCATAGACCCTGCCAGCGCGGAGTCTTCAGGAAACTACACTTGCGCAGCGACCAACGCTTTCGGAAGCGACACTCAGACAGCCCACATCGAAGTATCGGGTtggtcttttttcctttttttagttTTAGACATGCACGTGATAACAAGCGTTCGTTATATAGGTTAAATCAATCAGCGCTCTCAAAAAGTAATCGTGACACCCATTCAGTATCTGCATGTTGCAATAAGCGCTCAGACGAAGTAAGAAAATTCGTGGCAGTGGTTAGTCATTCCTTCTGACATGAACGCacgcatgtattttttttttttttcgctcatatACTGTCAGTTCTTCCAGTGTTCTAACAGAGCTTTGCGAATCAATCTTAACAGCAAGACAAGAAGACTACTTGTTACGCATCCATGACCGCTGTCTTCAAGTAACACGTTTGAGACGTGGCACCCTGTATGCATGTTCGACAACATGTGCCAATTATGCTCACGATGCCACATTTCATGAGCACGTGTCCAAATTTGAAGATTCTTCGTGAGGTCAGAGAACATTCCTTATCTGTGTGCTTATCGCAGTTCCACCGGTGTGGAAGAAAGTTCCCGGAGACATTGAAGTTCGCCAGGGAAACAACAGGAGCTTCCAGTGCATCGCGTATGGCTCTCCTAAGCCGAACGTCACGTGGTCCAAAGTAGAAGGTACTCACTTCCTTTACTTCATTGCAGTGTTCACTCGTCCAGAGCAAGTCGCTATCCTGGCACACTGTCTATGCTAGAAAAACGACTTTATATGAGCCCCTAGTTCGAAGTTTTAAGGACAGGGTACGTGCCCAGCAGTGGAAAACTACTGAGGAAAACACCAAACTATGGCTCGACAGCACCGGCGTAAAAGTAATTTATACATAATACACGTCCGCTTAGTGAAAGGATTATTCTGGAAGGAGCAACCCGATAAAGCAACGTAACAAAGGAGAGGTTCAAAGTTTTTTTAAACATTGTACTAGTGGAAGGAAAACGCCATTGTTTGAACGACAAGATCCATGTACTTTAGGGCAAAAAGAAATTTAAGCCCAAGATAATGCAGCGAAGTAAATCCAATAACGAAGTAAATCGAATAAAAAGCGAAATCAATGAGCAAAGTTGTGATAGTTAGCATTTCATAAGCCAATGTATGGTCCGGCTCTGCGCAAGGGCTGGTGAGAGTGAAGCGGACAATTCGCAGTGCAAATGTGTCCCCGCAGTATCCCCTCGATTCAGAGCTGAGGAGACAGAATGTTACAGTAAGCTGGCAGATTGCAGTAGCAAAGGGCTGACTTTGACCAACAGTTGTAAGATTGGTAAACAAAGACGCGACGGGAAGTAAAAGACAACAGGCGAAGGCACCTTTGAATTCCGTAAAGGATTTTCCTGCGACGTCGCACATTTCAACGGCGCCTGGCCACGGAGAATTAACTTTGCATAGGAAATGAATTATATTGCAGTAATAAATTAACAAGAACTACACTTGGAAACTTATTGCAAAGTTTTCCTGCGTAGAAACGACCCGAATTCCCGAAATTGCATCAAAATCGGCGGCATCAAAGTAGCCGCAGTTCTAGGGCGAAATTGAAAAAAGATTGTTTCAGCCTTCATCTTCTATTCTAATGAACAACCTTTTACCGTGTACAAGCGCCAAGCAACTCgctgtgagagagaaaaaaagaagacatgccTGTTTCCTTTGTCTTTCAAATGTTCGTGACCTTTGATTGCATCTTGTACACCAGGACTGCTTCTGTTCTATCATTCAAGGTAAAAGTCAGCGTTGGCTGGTGCTAATCTAAGGGACGGCTAAGCATACTCATATCCACcatcggagaaaaaaaaaagataaatgtgCCACGCTCATAAATTTTGGTGGCAGACCATCGTTGAACACGTGGCGGCTGCAGTCGGTGTGCCAGGCACCGCTCTTTCCAAATATTGGAGGATAGTCTCAAGTCTCAGACTGTACGTTCGAAGGAGGCTGTTTTATAGTCATTAATTACATCGACTGGCTGTCAGTATAAACAGTGAAATGGGAATAAAACGGGGATGTCATTAGTCGAAAAAGATTTTTGACACGCCTTTCTTCCCCTTTGCAGAATCACGCGATGGCTGGACTACACTAAGGGAGGATTCCAGGTTCTCGTTCGAAGGTTCGACCATGACCATCACGGACTTCCAGATTTCGGACACTGGCACGTACACTTGCGCCGCCAGAAACGGCGTTGGACCGGGCATCACAGCTACTTTCCAACTCCACGTGAACGGTATGGGTGAAAATCCGCGGGGACGAAGATGCATACTGTATAACCACGCAGCAAACAACCGATAATGTTGCTCAAACCGGCGCAAATCACAGTTTTTATCTGGCAACAGGTGCAATATTTGCGCTTCAAGATAAAGcaattgtgaagaagaagacgcgcctcgcggcacagacacatcgccaacgcgcggctcggctccgctcgcgctgttgattactgtcgccttttttggacagtgcttcgggctgtctcgccgttcccggtcgctgcgcttttgccttaggagccgccaataaacctcttctcaattggtggaggtgctgggactcaaaccccgtcgcttgtaaccctggagctgcgatcaagaacgctatcgcccgccatgaccgacagctcatcccaaacggcgccgacgccacagtccgtcacttgcaccggcgttgcacgacaacgcgaccccaagatcttcagcggtgcagacgacgaagatgtagaagactggctggcgtcatatgaacgggtgagcgcgcacaacaagtgggatgatccagcgaagttaacccacgtcatcttttatctggctggtgttgcgcaactctggtttcacaaccacgaaagtgacttagcCACATGGTCAattttcaagacaacctttacagaagtgttcggccgacccgctgttcgcaaactgcgcgctgaacaacgcttgcgcgcccgagcacagcagacggcagaaacattcacgagctacattgaagacgtcgtggacctgtgtaaacgagtcaacgcggcaatgcccgaagctgagcgaattcaccatatactgaagggcatcgatgacggcgctttccagatgcttctagccaggaatccgcgcactgtgtccgaagtcgtcagcctatgccaaagttatgatgagttacggaagcaacgcgcttcgactcggcgtgctctgggcagcgacgacttggtggcaagccttgacagcacgtacgacccatgctcattacttcaacgggtcaaggacttcgtgcgtgaggaagttgcccgccaactttctttagtccccttcactcaggagcccacctccagtcttccaaacacgctccgcactctcatctccgaagaggtcgctcaagttgtcccttccgcacaccatcagccgcctgcagccacgaatctcaactctgctctggcagtgcagcctgtcgcgactcctcgcacctatgcgcagccagtcctgcctgtggctgcgcctcttacgtacgcgcaggcagtacgcaggcctccgcctgcgtctttcgcgacccattcccaaccggtgccaccggaagcccatgctgcatcttggaccgcaccgagagctaatccttggaggacgcctgataatcgtcccatctgctattcttgctgtactcctggacacgtcgcccgatattgccgacgtcggcctcaagccttcggcgacgcctctcggcccttccagtacggcagccagccctttcgccaatacgccactccttcccaccaaccgtatgctcgtgctgaccttccagaatttccttcgcgtcgctcgccatcccctcgccgacgctcgctctccccaatgcgtcggcgacccgcaccacctgaccaggaaaactgaacgtcgcagttcacgaggcaagaactgcgccccattcgaactgtccaagtcctcgcgcctgtcctgctaacgtggtcgaaattagtgtagaaggtgttcctgcattcgctcttgtggataccggcgcagccgtttctgtgatagccgccaaactgtgccgttcgctgcgcaaggtgaccacgccgctttctggactgtcgcttcgtacggcaagcgctcagcacgtcactccgcacgcagcctgtactgtacgtgtgcttattcacgccattgtttacatagtcgagtgcattgttcttcccacctgctcgcatgacgtcatcctcggatgggacttcttatcccgtcataaagccgtgatcgactgcgcacgcgccgaagttgaattttttccttgtgacgcaccctcgcacgaagattgtgaccgcccttctaaacttaccgtgcgcgaggacacagatattccacctggctccttcgctctcgtacccgtctcttgcgatgccatcactgatgcaacggtcctcttcacaccttccgacgtcttcatgagccgtaaatctctccgactacccttcgcaacacttgacatggctggcggctgtagcaatatatacttctgcaatcccctctgtgcgccgattacattgctcgttggtgaatgccttggcatcgtggaactcctcgactcttcgtctttggttgacgtccccggagactcttttgatgtcgactccggccagtcgtcttcgatttccgcgcttgaagagacgtccaaggatgcattctcgagtgccatcgccgataccctcacacctgccgaacgcgccgaccttcttgatctcctgcaccactttagaagttcattcgacgtttcacaacctcacctgggccgcacgtcggaagtgcagcactacattgacaccggttcacatcagccgttacgtcaacgaccctaccgcgtctcggccgaagagcgtcgtgtcattaccacccaagtcgaagatatgctgcgccgtgacattattcaaccttcgcacagtccctgggcgtcgcctgtcgttctcgttcgcaagaaggacgggtctattcgcttttgcgtcgactaccgtcggctaaataaggtaacgcgcaaagacgtctatcctttgccgcgcatcgacgacgccctcgacactcttcagggagcagaattcttctcgtcccttgacttgcgttcggggtactggcaggtaccgatggctgcagccgatcgccagaaaaccgcattcattacgcctgacggcttatatgaatttaacgtaatgccgttcgggctttgtaacgcccctgccacctttgaacgactcatggacaacacgctgcgtggcctcaagtggtccatatgtctgtgttatctcgacgatgtcgtggttttctcgcctgattttccgactcacctgctccgcctcagacttgttttgacctgtctaacgaacgctggcctccaactcaacctcaagaagtgccgcttcgccgcgcgagagctcaccattttaggccacgttgtgtccaagcgcggcgttctacccgatcctgcaaaacttcgagcagtcgctgagtttccgaagcctcagaccatcaaagaacttcggagctttgtgggcctatgctcatatttccggcgctttgttcggaatttcgcatcgatcatggcgccattgactcagcttctgcgcggtgacaccaccctctcctcctggtcccctgcatgtgactccgccttcgctacgctgcgtcgtcttctcacctccccacctattctgcgccatttcgacccgtcggctgcaactgaggtacacacagatgccagcggggtcggtctcggcgccgtcctcgcccaacgaaagccaggctaccccgaatacgtagtcgcctatgcgagtcgcacgctgacgaagcctgaggccaattacagcgtgaccgaaaaagagtgcttggccttagtatgggcacttggcaagttccgaccatacctgtacgggcgcccattcgacttggtcacagatcaccacgcgctttgttggcttgccaacttgaaagatcccactggccgcctagcccgttgggcattacgcatccaggagtacgatattcgcgtcgtataccgcagtgggcgaacacactccgacgccgacgctctgtctcgttcacctttacctccagactcggcctgcggaacaacttccgcacactccatctcatctctcgacatggactcctttgccaccgcacaacgtcgtgacccgtggatcgcttctcttttcgactatctttctggatcatcgaccatgcctgtatcccgaaccctccgacgccaagcagttcattttgccattcgtgaccagctgctccaccgacgcaattactctcctgaaggccgtcggtggcttctggtgattccccgcagcttaaggtcacaaatatgtgccgctttccacaacgatccacagtgtggccacgccggagtcttcaagacgtacgaacgaattcgccaccgctactactggcgcggcatgtacaattttgtacaaaagtttgttcggtgctgtcttgactgtcaacgccgcaaatcgccgcctttacgcccgtctggtgccttgcagccgctcccgtgccctgccacacccttcgatcgcgtcggcatcgatctatacggcccgcttcctatgacgccagacggcaatcggtggatcgtagttgctgtcgaccacttgacacgctacgccgaaactgctgctttaccaagtgctacggcacgggatgtagccttttttgttctacatcgcttcgtgcttcgacacggcgcacctcgagaactcctcagtgatcgaggtcgcgccttcctcttcgaagtcgtcaaaagtttgctctcggaatgccgcattattcatcggacaagcacggcataccacccccagactaacggact
It includes:
- the LOC140218949 gene encoding cell adhesion molecule DSCAM-like encodes the protein MSILCFVSEGTPPFSFSWSKDGKEVQTTENVKVETASDYSLTIISSIDERSAGNYTCIVKNIFGFDTHSAYLDVEAPPVFKKTTADTNVVQGGSVVLTCDASGSPKPTIKWSRPSGAADEVALSAGDSRVRAFPNGTLLIDEVTAEDAGKYTCRAHNGIGSVSHSLYLHVRGMNLKRRQHGSKHSKLGDENTKFCCRPLEYPTKSHTAQ